In a single window of the Aridibaculum aurantiacum genome:
- the nuoL gene encoding NADH-quinone oxidoreductase subunit L, with translation MNTFSNLVYLVPLLPLIGFLINGLGRKSLSKSLIAIIGSGVILASFAISVGIFFEARHFGANPVIVNLFPFIQTAGLSIPFSFQVDQLSSLFLLIITGVGFLIHVYSSAYMNEEETQHYGRYFAYLNLFVFSMLLLVLGSNFVIMFIGWEGVGLCSYLLIGYWFKNNNYNYAARKAFVMNRIGDLGFLLAIFWILGVLGTVSYTEVFTAEALARFTPTDVTAITLLLFVGATGKSAQIPLYTWLPDAMAGPTPVSALIHAATMVTAGIYMIVRANGLYSLAPTTQGIIAVVGTATLLLAATIAIKQNDIKKVLAYSTVSQLGYMFLALGVGSYTGAVFHVMTHAFFKALLFLGAGSVIHAMHHEQDIRFMGGLKKHMPVTHITFLIGCLAIAGMPPFAGFFSKDEVLAAAYGSDNQILWGLGVIGAILTAFYMFRLYAMTFLGKFRGTHEQEHHLHESPLAITIPLIVLAVLSIVGGFFGIPEVFAANAHSLEHFLDPIIIKGSAEMHHLDHATEYMLMGISVGLALIAIIYAWNRFSKRPELEEQTGAGKVLANKWYIDEVYEAVISRPLLAVAAFSKNFIEKGIIDGIVNGTGRFIQYSGRQIRHIQSGQVGNYILLMVLSMVLMILLLFYGHNMNPVIDWIFN, from the coding sequence ATGAATACATTCTCAAACCTGGTATATCTCGTTCCGCTGTTGCCACTGATCGGCTTTTTGATCAATGGATTGGGGCGGAAGTCTTTATCCAAATCTCTAATTGCAATAATAGGAAGTGGTGTTATCCTTGCTTCTTTCGCTATTAGTGTTGGGATATTTTTTGAAGCGCGTCATTTTGGTGCAAACCCGGTTATAGTTAACCTGTTTCCTTTTATACAAACAGCTGGTTTAAGTATTCCATTCTCTTTCCAGGTTGACCAGTTGTCATCACTGTTTCTATTGATCATTACAGGTGTTGGTTTTTTAATTCACGTGTACTCCAGTGCATATATGAATGAAGAAGAGACACAGCATTACGGCCGCTATTTTGCCTACCTGAACCTGTTCGTGTTCTCCATGCTGTTACTAGTATTAGGTTCCAATTTCGTTATCATGTTCATCGGGTGGGAAGGTGTAGGTCTTTGTTCTTACTTGCTCATCGGCTATTGGTTTAAAAACAATAACTATAACTACGCTGCACGCAAGGCTTTTGTAATGAACCGTATTGGTGACCTCGGTTTCCTGTTAGCCATCTTCTGGATACTAGGTGTACTGGGCACTGTTAGTTATACCGAAGTATTTACTGCCGAAGCTTTAGCACGATTTACTCCTACAGATGTTACCGCCATCACGCTTTTACTATTTGTAGGTGCTACTGGTAAAAGTGCCCAGATACCACTTTATACATGGTTACCCGATGCGATGGCAGGTCCTACGCCGGTATCTGCGTTGATACACGCGGCTACCATGGTTACCGCAGGTATTTACATGATTGTTAGGGCGAATGGCTTGTATTCTTTAGCTCCTACTACACAAGGTATTATTGCTGTTGTAGGTACAGCTACACTTTTACTTGCGGCTACTATTGCTATCAAGCAAAATGATATTAAGAAAGTACTGGCATATTCAACCGTTAGCCAGCTTGGTTATATGTTCCTTGCTTTGGGTGTTGGTTCATATACAGGAGCTGTATTTCATGTAATGACACATGCATTCTTCAAGGCGCTATTGTTCCTTGGTGCGGGTAGTGTTATTCACGCTATGCACCACGAGCAGGACATCCGCTTCATGGGTGGCTTAAAGAAGCACATGCCTGTTACGCACATCACCTTTTTAATAGGTTGTTTGGCTATTGCTGGTATGCCTCCTTTTGCCGGTTTCTTTAGTAAAGATGAAGTATTGGCTGCGGCTTACGGTTCCGACAACCAGATCCTGTGGGGTTTGGGTGTAATTGGTGCTATACTTACAGCTTTCTACATGTTCCGTTTGTATGCCATGACCTTCCTTGGTAAGTTCAGGGGCACACACGAGCAGGAGCATCACCTTCATGAAAGTCCTTTGGCTATCACTATACCATTGATTGTACTTGCAGTACTTAGCATAGTTGGTGGTTTCTTCGGTATACCTGAAGTATTCGCTGCCAATGCACATTCACTAGAACATTTTCTTGATCCGATCATAATCAAAGGAAGTGCAGAAATGCATCACCTCGATCATGCTACTGAGTACATGCTGATGGGAATTTCTGTGGGGCTTGCACTTATAGCTATCATCTATGCATGGAACAGGTTTAGCAAGCGCCCTGAGCTGGAAGAACAAACAGGTGCAGGAAAAGTGCTTGCCAACAAATGGTATATAGATGAAGTGTATGAAGCTGTTATTTCAAGGCCTTTACTGGCTGTAGCTGCCTTCTCTAAAAACTTCATTGAAAAAGGAATAATAGACGGTATTGTAAACGGCACCGGAAGGTTCATTCAATATAGTGGCCGGCAGATCAGACATATTCAAAGTGGCCAGGTAGGCAACTACATACTATTAATGGTACTAAGCATGGTACTGATGATATTATTGTTGTTCTATGGTCATAATATGAACCCGGTGATTGATTGGATTTTTAACTAG
- a CDS encoding complex I subunit 4 family protein: protein MIPVLLILIPLLTGVVAFFIKEERSVKAWALLSAVATLAVALLAVFTKAAAPLNFDAKWLPVLGSRFTLSLDGMGKMLELLTAVSFPIIFAATYKNHYKSSNAFYGFMLLSQAGLMGVFAAGDLLLFYFFWELALIPVYFLCSKWGGERRIPVTFKFFIYTFLGSLLMLVAILFVYYKAGGNSFNIDVLRAAVLTPSQENVVFWMFFIAFAIKMPIFPFHTWQPDTYEQAPTAVTMVLSAVMVKMGVFAVIRWLLPLAPAASVNYANVVMILAVIGMIYASLIAIKQDDMKRLVAYSSIAHIGLMGASMFTGEAIGMQGVMFQMFAHGINVLGLWIVVDVIEQQLGTRKFTELGGLAQKAPTLAILFVIMALANVALPLTNAFVGEFLMFNSLFKHNIILAAVACISIILAAVYTLWMVQKVFYGEVRTSEMPEIKLHSGTALMLIILVAVVLVFGVYPQPMFDLTNDTVTKILAQLK from the coding sequence ATGATTCCTGTTTTATTGATATTGATCCCATTGCTGACTGGTGTAGTTGCTTTCTTCATAAAAGAAGAACGCTCTGTGAAAGCCTGGGCTTTGTTGAGTGCGGTGGCTACATTGGCAGTTGCCTTACTTGCGGTTTTCACCAAAGCAGCAGCACCATTGAATTTTGATGCTAAATGGTTACCTGTTCTTGGAAGCAGGTTTACGCTTTCGCTCGATGGAATGGGTAAAATGCTTGAACTTTTAACAGCGGTTTCTTTCCCAATCATTTTTGCGGCTACATATAAAAATCATTACAAAAGCAGCAATGCCTTTTATGGTTTCATGTTATTGTCGCAGGCTGGTTTGATGGGCGTATTTGCTGCAGGCGATCTGTTATTATTCTACTTCTTCTGGGAACTTGCTCTTATTCCTGTTTATTTTCTTTGTTCTAAATGGGGAGGAGAAAGAAGAATACCTGTAACCTTCAAATTCTTCATCTACACGTTCCTCGGTTCATTGCTAATGTTGGTAGCTATACTGTTTGTATACTACAAAGCAGGCGGTAATTCATTTAATATAGATGTGCTACGTGCGGCTGTACTTACACCATCACAGGAGAACGTAGTGTTCTGGATGTTCTTTATAGCTTTTGCTATCAAGATGCCGATCTTTCCTTTCCACACATGGCAGCCTGATACTTACGAGCAGGCACCTACTGCAGTTACCATGGTGCTTAGTGCCGTTATGGTGAAAATGGGTGTTTTTGCAGTTATTCGCTGGTTACTTCCTTTAGCACCTGCGGCATCTGTTAACTATGCTAATGTAGTGATGATACTGGCTGTGATTGGTATGATCTACGCAAGCCTTATAGCCATAAAGCAAGATGATATGAAACGTCTTGTTGCGTATTCTTCTATTGCACACATTGGCCTAATGGGCGCATCTATGTTTACTGGCGAAGCTATAGGTATGCAAGGTGTAATGTTCCAGATGTTTGCACACGGCATAAATGTATTGGGATTGTGGATAGTGGTAGATGTAATAGAGCAACAGTTAGGCACACGCAAATTCACTGAACTGGGTGGACTTGCTCAAAAAGCACCTACACTTGCTATACTTTTCGTAATCATGGCTTTGGCCAATGTAGCCTTACCGCTAACCAATGCCTTTGTTGGTGAATTCCTGATGTTCAACAGCTTGTTTAAGCACAATATCATTCTTGCCGCTGTTGCATGTATCAGCATCATACTTGCTGCTGTATACACACTATGGATGGTTCAAAAGGTATTCTACGGTGAAGTAAGAACATCTGAAATGCCGGAGATCAAATTGCATTCAGGCACAGCTTTGATGCTTATAATACTGGTAGCGGTGGTGCTTGTATTTGGCGTATACCCGCAGCCAATGTTCGACCTGACAAACGATACTGTAACAAAAATATTGGCTCAACTAAAGTAG
- a CDS encoding NADH-quinone oxidoreductase subunit N — protein sequence MNIIVLSAILGVLMMYSGIFIKNKSAFRLIAAAGMAVLLGFNIAETYGYSLFNINTRFFLSFERFGLLFNSICIFSTMVYVLVSGRDIEKLGRYTAEAYALLFFIMVGIGIITSYTNLLMLFIGIEIVSIPLYILTGFDKRNLKSNEASLKYFLMGAFSTGIMVMGIALLYGATGSFMINIPRVGLSYLEAMGLLMLFVSLLFKASGAPFHFWTPDVYDGAPTVFTSFMATVAKVAIFAAFIKLMEAKYHGMGSQTERLISIVIVLTLAFGNLTAVFQQSVKRMLAYSSIAQAGFMLFALYAVNDAAKEGLLLYAAAYTLATIGIFAVLAKMDDQTYEGFNGLSKNHPVIAGVLVVFLLSLAGIPLTAGFFAKYFMLASVVKAGGNLTLVVLGVLFAAVSVYYYFRVIQAMYFKEGDSALALKTTAGFKYIMVAIAAIIVLLGVYPDALLHFFYF from the coding sequence ATGAATATAATAGTACTTTCTGCGATATTAGGTGTGCTGATGATGTACAGCGGCATCTTTATTAAGAACAAGTCGGCATTTAGATTAATAGCTGCTGCCGGCATGGCTGTGTTGCTGGGTTTCAATATTGCTGAAACATATGGTTATTCATTGTTCAACATCAATACCCGCTTCTTCCTTAGCTTCGAAAGGTTTGGCCTGCTGTTCAATTCCATCTGTATTTTTAGTACAATGGTTTATGTGCTGGTAAGCGGAAGAGACATTGAGAAGTTGGGCAGGTATACAGCTGAAGCTTATGCGCTGTTATTCTTCATTATGGTAGGTATTGGTATCATTACTTCTTACACCAACCTGCTGATGCTGTTCATAGGAATAGAAATTGTTTCAATTCCACTTTACATTCTTACCGGCTTTGACAAACGCAATCTTAAGAGCAATGAAGCTTCATTGAAGTACTTTTTGATGGGTGCGTTCTCAACGGGTATCATGGTAATGGGAATTGCCCTGTTATATGGTGCTACAGGTTCTTTTATGATCAACATCCCACGTGTTGGTTTATCTTACCTGGAAGCTATGGGTTTGCTCATGCTATTTGTTTCTTTGCTGTTTAAAGCATCTGGTGCACCATTTCACTTCTGGACACCTGATGTATATGATGGAGCTCCCACTGTATTTACTTCGTTCATGGCTACTGTAGCCAAGGTTGCCATTTTTGCTGCATTCATAAAGCTGATGGAAGCAAAGTACCATGGAATGGGAAGCCAGACTGAAAGACTGATTTCTATTGTTATCGTACTTACGCTTGCATTTGGAAACCTGACCGCTGTATTCCAGCAGAGTGTAAAAAGAATGCTTGCTTACTCCAGTATTGCGCAGGCAGGTTTTATGTTGTTTGCTTTATATGCAGTAAATGATGCTGCAAAAGAAGGTCTGCTACTTTACGCTGCTGCATACACACTTGCTACTATTGGCATCTTTGCAGTGTTAGCTAAAATGGATGATCAAACCTATGAAGGGTTCAATGGCTTGAGCAAAAATCACCCGGTGATTGCAGGGGTATTGGTTGTATTCTTATTGTCATTGGCAGGAATTCCATTAACTGCAGGTTTCTTTGCAAAATATTTTATGCTTGCATCAGTAGTAAAAGCTGGTGGCAACTTAACACTTGTTGTACTTGGGGTTTTGTTTGCTGCAGTAAGTGTTTACTATTATTTCAGGGTTATTCAGGCTATGTACTTCAAAGAAGGAGATTCTGCATTGGCTTTAAAAACAACAGCCGGGTTTAAATACATTATGGTAGCAATAGCAGCTATTATTGTTCTGCTAGGTGTTTATCCTGATGCATTATTGCATTTCTTCTACTTCTAA
- a CDS encoding ABC transporter permease, whose amino-acid sequence MKFRDILALSYRTVSSNKLRTGITVAIIAFGIMALIGIITAIQAMNQSISENFTILGANAFSIRYKARQVNIGGNRSQVSQRKKGQPREKTSNLGQYITYEQAKSFKENFHFPALVGLQLQSTSSVVVKYESKESNPDIRAIGGDENFLVINGYQVSSGRNFNSLDVESARNVGMIGYDVASLLFPRNPDNAVDKIIRVANVPYRVIGVLKPKGSSAFLKMDKVFVTTHTNIRKLPNPSATYSINVMVDDMTRMDPAIGEATGTLRGVRRLNVADADNFFIDKSDSVAAIMIGLLASISGSAGAIGLITLIGAAIGLMNIMLVAVTERTKEVGLIKALGGTRKSIRNQFLYESIIISLLGAVFGIILGVLVGNLFSMMLGTGFVIPWGWVITGIIICTIVGLGAGLWPAFKASKLDPIVALRYE is encoded by the coding sequence ATGAAGTTCCGCGATATTCTTGCACTCTCTTACCGTACCGTTTCCAGCAATAAACTACGAACAGGTATAACTGTAGCTATTATTGCTTTTGGTATCATGGCATTGATAGGTATAATTACCGCCATCCAGGCAATGAACCAGAGCATCTCAGAGAATTTTACCATTCTTGGAGCCAATGCTTTTAGTATAAGGTACAAAGCACGGCAGGTAAATATTGGCGGAAACCGCAGCCAGGTGTCGCAGCGCAAAAAAGGACAGCCACGTGAAAAGACCTCTAACCTTGGGCAATACATTACATACGAACAGGCAAAATCCTTCAAAGAGAATTTCCATTTTCCTGCTTTGGTAGGATTACAATTGCAAAGCACAAGCAGTGTCGTTGTAAAGTATGAAAGCAAAGAAAGCAACCCAGATATAAGAGCTATTGGCGGTGATGAAAATTTCCTTGTCATCAATGGCTACCAGGTTTCTTCCGGAAGAAATTTCAATTCCTTAGATGTAGAGTCCGCCAGGAATGTAGGAATGATTGGGTATGATGTTGCGAGTTTGCTTTTTCCGCGGAACCCTGATAACGCTGTTGATAAAATAATTCGGGTTGCTAATGTGCCTTATCGTGTGATTGGCGTGCTCAAACCAAAAGGTTCCAGTGCATTTTTAAAGATGGATAAAGTATTTGTGACGACGCATACCAACATCCGCAAACTGCCTAATCCATCAGCTACTTACAGCATCAATGTAATGGTAGATGATATGACACGTATGGATCCTGCTATAGGTGAGGCTACGGGTACACTACGTGGTGTTCGCCGGTTGAATGTTGCAGATGCAGATAACTTCTTTATAGATAAAAGTGATAGCGTTGCAGCCATTATGATCGGCTTGCTGGCCAGCATCTCCGGCTCTGCAGGCGCCATTGGTTTGATAACGCTTATTGGTGCAGCTATTGGTCTCATGAACATTATGCTGGTAGCAGTAACCGAACGAACCAAAGAAGTAGGATTGATAAAAGCATTGGGCGGTACACGCAAAAGCATTCGCAACCAGTTCCTTTACGAGTCCATTATCATCAGCTTGCTGGGAGCAGTGTTCGGTATCATCCTGGGTGTACTGGTAGGAAATCTATTTTCGATGATGCTGGGTACCGGCTTCGTAATTCCGTGGGGTTGGGTAATTACGGGTATCATCATCTGTACCATTGTTGGATTAGGTGCAGGGTTATGGCCTGCATTCAAAGCATCTAAGCTAGATCCCATTGTTGCGTTGCGGTACGAGTAG
- a CDS encoding M48 family metalloprotease, which produces MKKIIVGIGLFIACSSSSYSQEKWKLYDYHQGSYINTTVTSFTSAEDARHIIESIIAVIGLQPKFEIKEANIPNAAAVIYGSKRYILYNPKFVAALNKAAGNQWASVSILAHEIGHHLNGHTLEAGGSRPPIELEADEFSGFVLRKMGATLAEAQVAMKVAAGQRASHTHPAQADRLYAIAKGWNNANKMETASGSDVARVYKTPAPSMPATTQERTSTQQRDVATTTMAIDKRYIAKKAYFAADPSSTYFVTVRNNLVKVNGNNLQVIGKVAQSNSQLYPHVIYDENQNHLLISRSGSIVNTDGRRVGQLTDIR; this is translated from the coding sequence ATGAAAAAGATAATTGTTGGTATAGGCCTGTTTATAGCATGTAGTTCTTCATCGTACAGCCAGGAAAAATGGAAGCTGTACGACTACCACCAGGGTAGTTATATCAATACAACTGTTACCTCCTTTACTTCTGCCGAGGATGCACGGCATATCATTGAAAGCATTATTGCTGTAATAGGGCTGCAGCCTAAGTTCGAGATCAAAGAAGCAAATATTCCCAATGCGGCCGCTGTTATCTATGGTAGCAAACGCTATATTTTATACAATCCAAAATTTGTTGCTGCACTTAATAAAGCGGCAGGTAACCAGTGGGCGAGTGTAAGCATACTGGCGCACGAAATAGGACATCACTTGAACGGTCATACACTTGAGGCTGGTGGTAGTAGACCTCCCATAGAATTAGAGGCAGATGAGTTCTCAGGATTTGTTTTACGCAAGATGGGTGCTACGCTGGCAGAGGCGCAGGTAGCAATGAAAGTAGCAGCCGGTCAACGTGCTTCTCATACACATCCTGCGCAGGCTGATCGCTTATACGCTATTGCGAAAGGTTGGAACAACGCCAACAAAATGGAAACAGCTAGTGGAAGTGATGTAGCACGGGTTTACAAAACACCTGCACCAAGCATGCCTGCAACTACACAAGAAAGAACATCTACCCAACAACGTGATGTTGCTACCACAACCATGGCTATTGATAAACGTTACATAGCTAAAAAAGCATATTTCGCTGCTGACCCTTCATCTACCTATTTTGTAACTGTACGAAACAACCTGGTGAAGGTGAACGGGAACAACCTGCAGGTTATAGGGAAAGTTGCTCAATCCAACAGCCAGTTATACCCGCACGTGATCTATGACGAAAACCAGAACCACCTGCTTATAAGTCGCTCCGGAAGCATCGTTAATACCGATGGCCGGAGAGTAGGACAACTAACAGACATACGCTAA
- a CDS encoding NAD(P)(+) transhydrogenase (Re/Si-specific) subunit beta, whose translation MTLLAIIYLIGSITFILGLKMLSHPDTAKRGNLIAAAGMTIAIFGTIFLYEEDGVKLQNYGWIFGALILGTVVGTIAARRVKMTAMPEMVSLFNGMGGACAMLISVLEFKHLVDHAPVTESGFYSLTADVSHLHVLIIIAGLVIGSISFSGSMVAWGKLNGSVKDFVYKGQQYINLLLLGLLVVGSAYFIATTPTTDVASGATGISSVHVYFFYAIAALSLLYGVMFVFPIGGADMPVVISLLNSFTGVAAACGGFLYNNQVMLTGGILVGAAGTLLTILMCKAMNRSLLNVLLGAFGGNTAASGATASVGGGTTKEITLNDTAVVMAYASKVMIVPGYGLAVAQAQHVCHELEKMLEERGVEVKYAIHPVAGRMPGHMNVLLAEADVSYEKLLEMEQANDEFTSTDVVLILGANDVVNPAAKTDPASPIYGMPILEVEQSKHVIVNKRSMKPGYAGIENMLFFQPKTSMLFGDAKAVLQKLVAELKEM comes from the coding sequence ATGACTTTATTAGCAATAATATATTTAATAGGTTCTATCACCTTTATCCTTGGTTTGAAGATGCTTTCGCATCCTGATACGGCTAAGCGTGGTAACCTGATTGCCGCTGCAGGTATGACCATTGCCATTTTTGGTACCATCTTTCTTTATGAAGAAGATGGGGTGAAGCTGCAGAACTACGGCTGGATCTTTGGCGCATTGATACTTGGTACTGTAGTAGGAACCATAGCTGCCAGGCGTGTGAAAATGACAGCTATGCCTGAAATGGTGAGCTTGTTCAATGGTATGGGTGGCGCATGTGCTATGCTTATATCGGTTTTAGAATTTAAGCACCTGGTAGATCATGCACCGGTAACAGAAAGTGGATTTTATTCGCTAACTGCCGATGTCAGCCATCTCCATGTATTGATCATTATAGCAGGTTTGGTGATCGGCAGTATTTCCTTTTCAGGAAGTATGGTAGCATGGGGTAAACTGAACGGTTCAGTAAAAGACTTTGTTTATAAAGGTCAGCAGTACATTAACCTGCTGTTACTCGGATTACTCGTTGTAGGTTCTGCATATTTTATTGCCACCACTCCTACCACAGATGTTGCCTCCGGAGCTACAGGAATATCATCTGTACATGTTTACTTCTTTTATGCTATTGCAGCATTATCTCTCTTGTACGGGGTGATGTTTGTCTTCCCGATAGGTGGTGCAGATATGCCGGTAGTGATCTCCCTGCTTAATTCATTCACGGGTGTAGCAGCGGCATGTGGTGGTTTCTTGTACAACAACCAGGTGATGCTAACTGGTGGTATACTGGTAGGTGCTGCGGGTACTTTGCTTACCATTCTTATGTGTAAGGCTATGAACCGAAGCTTGCTGAATGTATTGCTTGGAGCATTCGGAGGAAACACTGCGGCTTCAGGCGCTACTGCTTCAGTTGGTGGTGGTACTACAAAAGAGATCACGCTAAATGATACAGCAGTTGTTATGGCTTATGCATCTAAAGTGATGATTGTACCTGGTTATGGATTGGCTGTAGCACAGGCGCAGCACGTATGCCATGAACTGGAAAAGATGCTGGAAGAGCGTGGTGTAGAAGTGAAATACGCTATACATCCAGTGGCGGGTCGTATGCCAGGGCATATGAATGTATTGCTTGCAGAGGCTGATGTTAGCTATGAGAAGTTACTGGAAATGGAGCAGGCAAACGATGAGTTTACCAGCACCGATGTGGTGCTTATTCTTGGAGCCAATGACGTGGTTAACCCTGCGGCTAAAACAGATCCTGCCTCTCCTATTTATGGTATGCCCATCCTGGAAGTAGAGCAATCAAAACATGTAATAGTAAACAAGCGAAGCATGAAGCCTGGTTATGCAGGAATTGAGAATATGCTATTCTTTCAACCTAAAACCTCAATGCTATTTGGAGATGCTAAGGCTGTGTTGCAAAAGCTGGTAGCAGAGCTGAAGGAGATGTAA
- a CDS encoding NAD(P) transhydrogenase subunit alpha translates to METIISWIADNIEMVYIVILSIFLGVEVIGRVPSVLHTPLMSGANAIHGVVIIGAIIVMGRVDETNYLALIIGFLAVVLGTLNVVGGFVVTDRMLSMFNKKKGKRS, encoded by the coding sequence ATGGAAACAATCATAAGTTGGATTGCTGATAATATTGAGATGGTATACATCGTCATTCTCTCCATCTTTTTAGGTGTAGAAGTGATTGGCCGTGTACCAAGCGTACTGCACACGCCATTGATGAGTGGAGCCAATGCCATTCATGGTGTGGTGATAATAGGTGCTATCATAGTAATGGGCAGAGTGGATGAAACAAACTACCTGGCACTTATCATAGGTTTCCTGGCAGTAGTACTAGGTACACTGAATGTGGTAGGAGGATTCGTGGTGACAGACAGGATGCTCAGTATGTTCAACAAAAAGAAAGGAAAAAGAAGTTAA
- a CDS encoding Re/Si-specific NAD(P)(+) transhydrogenase subunit alpha — MTIGILKEPPGETRVSLLPEQVQALVKKQVNVLIETTAGDNAFSDDTTYSTVGASVVTRQQVLQQSDVLLSIHLLQDADLQQLNNGKVALGVYQPLYNASVIQQWASKGLTTFSMDMIPRTTRAQSMDVLSSQANIAGYRAVLVAANTYPKYFPMLMTAAGSISPAKVLILGAGVAGLQAIATAKRLGAVVEVFDTRPAVKEEVMSLGAKFVEVEGAADASSAGGYAVEQTEEYKQKQQQRIAEAIAKADIVITTAQIPGKRAPILITEPMLASMKAGSVIIDIAAATGGNTPFTKNNETIRHGSVTIIGNSNLPASMPSDASKLYGKNIMNFLALMIDKEGKWNLNWDDDLVKGTCITFDGNIVNDRVKASL, encoded by the coding sequence ATGACGATAGGAATACTAAAAGAACCACCTGGCGAAACAAGAGTATCGTTGTTACCAGAGCAGGTACAGGCACTTGTAAAGAAACAGGTAAATGTATTGATCGAAACAACTGCGGGTGATAATGCATTCAGTGATGATACTACTTACTCAACTGTTGGTGCTTCTGTGGTAACCCGGCAGCAAGTACTGCAGCAAAGTGATGTATTGTTGTCCATCCACTTGCTGCAGGATGCAGATCTTCAACAGCTGAATAATGGTAAAGTGGCATTGGGTGTATACCAGCCTTTGTACAATGCTTCTGTAATTCAGCAATGGGCATCTAAAGGTCTAACAACGTTTAGTATGGATATGATACCACGCACCACCCGTGCACAAAGCATGGATGTGCTGAGTAGCCAGGCCAATATAGCTGGCTATCGTGCTGTGTTGGTAGCTGCTAATACCTATCCTAAATATTTTCCTATGCTGATGACAGCGGCAGGAAGTATATCACCTGCTAAGGTGCTGATACTAGGAGCCGGTGTTGCGGGCCTGCAAGCTATTGCTACTGCCAAGCGTTTAGGAGCAGTAGTGGAAGTATTTGATACACGCCCTGCCGTGAAGGAAGAAGTAATGAGCCTTGGGGCAAAGTTCGTAGAAGTGGAAGGCGCTGCCGATGCCTCTTCAGCGGGTGGATATGCTGTAGAGCAAACAGAAGAGTACAAACAAAAACAACAACAGCGTATAGCCGAAGCAATAGCCAAAGCTGACATTGTTATTACTACTGCCCAGATACCAGGTAAAAGAGCACCTATCCTTATCACTGAACCGATGCTTGCAAGTATGAAAGCAGGATCAGTTATCATAGACATTGCTGCAGCTACAGGTGGCAATACTCCTTTTACAAAAAATAATGAGACCATACGTCATGGTTCAGTAACCATCATTGGTAATAGCAATCTTCCAGCAAGCATGCCTTCGGATGCCAGCAAATTGTATGGTAAAAACATCATGAACTTCCTGGCGCTTATGATCGATAAAGAAGGAAAGTGGAACCTGAACTGGGATGATGACCTGGTAAAAGGAACCTGCATAACCTTTGACGGAAACATTGTGAACGACCGTGTAAAAGCATCATTATAA
- a CDS encoding O-methyltransferase, with translation MYSALTLLKKYLHYYATASNSKGHGMHSPFVFQFITQLLNDKNKPVAFEKIEQLRRQLKQDDRVLQIEDFGAGSTVTKSNTRKVGSIARTALKPAKYGQLMHRMVKYYSSATVVELGTSLGLTSSYLASANPATKVFTMEGSGKVAKVALENFKKLGLQNIELVQGNFDETLEPLLQRLPVIDLGFVDGNHRKEPTIRYFEMLLTKANEYSIFIFDDIHWSKEMEEAWHYIQHHSSVTLTIDLFFIGIVFFRKEQLIPQHFAIRY, from the coding sequence ATGTATTCAGCACTTACTCTATTAAAAAAATACCTGCATTACTATGCCACTGCTTCTAACAGCAAAGGGCACGGCATGCACTCCCCTTTTGTCTTCCAGTTTATAACGCAGTTGCTGAACGATAAGAACAAACCTGTAGCTTTTGAAAAAATAGAGCAGCTACGCAGGCAGCTAAAGCAAGATGACCGTGTGCTTCAGATAGAAGATTTTGGTGCCGGATCTACCGTTACAAAATCCAATACAAGAAAAGTAGGAAGTATAGCACGCACTGCACTGAAGCCAGCAAAGTATGGCCAGCTTATGCACCGTATGGTGAAATATTATTCTTCTGCTACTGTGGTTGAGTTAGGAACATCACTGGGCCTTACATCCAGCTACCTGGCATCGGCAAACCCTGCAACTAAAGTTTTTACAATGGAAGGCTCTGGCAAAGTAGCCAAAGTAGCATTGGAAAATTTCAAGAAGCTGGGCCTGCAAAATATAGAACTGGTTCAAGGCAATTTTGATGAGACACTCGAGCCGCTGCTGCAAAGGCTTCCTGTTATTGATCTTGGTTTTGTAGATGGCAACCATAGAAAAGAACCAACCATACGTTATTTTGAAATGTTGCTTACCAAAGCAAATGAATATTCCATCTTCATTTTCGACGATATTCATTGGAGTAAAGAGATGGAAGAAGCATGGCATTATATTCAACATCATTCTTCTGTTACGCTTACCATCGATCTTTTTTTTATCGGCATTGTTTTCTTTAGAAAAGAACAATTGATACCGCAGCACTTCGCCATCCGCTACTAA